A stretch of Flavobacterium sp. N1994 DNA encodes these proteins:
- a CDS encoding RNA polymerase sigma factor — protein MTQEELLPLLLRKEERAFTQLYDMYSKSLFSIITNLISDREEAEDVLQEVFVKIWKNIETYNQSKGRLYTWMLNIARNTAIDKLRSKGFNNSQKNLSSDNFVHLLDDSNKLTNKIDSIGLREFVNKLKPKCIQLIDLLFFKGFTQQEASEELEIPLGTVKTQNRMCMNDLRNYLKV, from the coding sequence ATGACACAAGAAGAATTATTACCCTTGCTTCTGAGGAAGGAAGAAAGGGCATTTACCCAATTGTATGATATGTATTCCAAGAGTCTTTTTAGTATCATTACAAATTTGATAAGTGACCGAGAAGAAGCGGAAGATGTACTTCAGGAAGTCTTTGTTAAGATTTGGAAAAACATTGAAACCTACAATCAAAGTAAAGGCAGATTATATACTTGGATGCTTAACATTGCTCGTAATACGGCTATTGACAAGCTACGCTCAAAAGGTTTTAACAACAGTCAAAAAAACCTGTCCTCTGATAATTTCGTACATCTGTTGGATGACAGTAATAAGTTGACGAATAAAATTGATAGTATTGGACTAAGAGAATTTGTAAACAAACTCAAGCCAAAGTGTATTCAGTTAATTGATTTATTGTTCTTCAAAGGTTTTACGCAACAGGAAGCATCGGAAGAATTAGAAATTCCTTTGGGCACTGTTAAGACCCAAAATCGAATGTGTATGAACGACCTACGAAATTATTTAAAAGTGTAA
- a CDS encoding glutathione peroxidase gives MKKTFLLLTILTLFSCQNQAQNNKKTMETQAPAKAETIYQFKVTDLYGKPFDFASLKGKKILIVNTASECGLTPQYKDLEAIYKKYKDLNFVIVGFPANNFGSQEPGSNEQIAKFCEMNYGVTFPMMSKISVKGNDMDKVYQFLTQKSKNGLQDSEVEWNFQKYLINEQGELVKVLSPRVLPTDAAIVGWINGK, from the coding sequence ATGAAAAAAACATTCTTATTGCTAACGATTTTAACCCTATTCAGTTGCCAAAATCAGGCACAAAACAATAAAAAAACAATGGAAACACAAGCACCTGCTAAAGCAGAAACAATTTATCAATTTAAAGTTACCGATTTATACGGTAAACCATTTGACTTTGCGTCACTCAAAGGAAAAAAAATATTAATAGTAAATACAGCCTCTGAATGTGGATTAACTCCTCAATACAAAGATTTAGAAGCTATTTATAAAAAATACAAAGATCTAAATTTTGTAATAGTTGGTTTTCCTGCTAATAATTTTGGCTCACAAGAACCTGGAAGTAATGAACAAATTGCTAAGTTTTGTGAAATGAATTACGGGGTTACTTTTCCAATGATGAGTAAAATATCTGTCAAAGGAAATGATATGGATAAAGTTTACCAATTCCTAACCCAAAAGAGCAAAAATGGTCTACAAGACAGTGAAGTAGAGTGGAACTTCCAAAAATACTTAATCAACGAACAAGGAGAATTAGTAAAAGTATTATCTCCAAGAGTGTTACCAACAGATGCAGCCATAGTAGGCTGGATTAACGGAAAATAA
- a CDS encoding amidase, whose amino-acid sequence MKRRNFITTTALAAIGITSVLTSSCETKSNKSESDSTDDKLEDDFELNEITIAELQEKMQSGKYSSEQITKLYLDRIEAIDKNGPKINAIIEINPEALAIAKAMDKERRDGKIRGNLHGIPILIKDNIDTADKMMTTAGSLALLGNIASNDAFIVKKLREAGAVLLGKTNLSEWANFRSSSSCSGWSSRGGQTKNPYIIDHSPCGSSAGSGAAVAANLCVVAVGTETDGSIVCPASVNGTVGIKPTVGLLSRSGIIPISHTQDTAGPLARTIKDATILLEAMVGVDATDSVTIESKGKTSKNYIQYLKIDGLKGKRIGVEKKKYSNPLLNELLEKAFSIIKEQGAEIVEIEYLDKVNACGASENEVLEFEFKYGVNNYLSTANAKVKTLEDVIAFNKNNEAKAMPTFKQETLEKCQQKKGLESGDYLKALTESHTGVKKIIDNVMKENNLDAISGLTMGPSCSIDIIYGDRWGDVFLTAPAAMSGYPHISVPCGKVYDLPIGLSFFSGAYQEGKIISLAYGYEQASKNRIKPEFKKAFLD is encoded by the coding sequence ATGAAAAGAAGGAATTTTATAACTACTACTGCGCTTGCAGCTATTGGAATTACGAGTGTTTTGACATCATCATGTGAGACGAAATCAAACAAGTCAGAATCTGATAGTACTGATGATAAGCTAGAAGATGATTTTGAATTGAATGAAATCACTATTGCTGAGCTTCAAGAAAAAATGCAATCCGGAAAATATTCTTCGGAACAAATTACCAAACTATACTTAGATAGAATTGAAGCTATCGATAAAAACGGTCCCAAAATAAATGCCATTATTGAAATTAACCCAGAAGCATTAGCCATTGCCAAAGCCATGGATAAAGAGCGAAGAGATGGAAAAATAAGAGGGAATCTTCATGGTATTCCCATACTGATTAAAGACAATATAGATACAGCTGATAAAATGATGACGACAGCAGGTTCGCTGGCATTACTTGGAAACATTGCTTCAAACGATGCCTTTATTGTAAAGAAACTTCGTGAAGCTGGAGCTGTATTATTGGGAAAGACAAATTTAAGTGAATGGGCTAACTTTAGATCTTCTTCCTCCTGTTCGGGCTGGAGTAGTCGAGGTGGACAAACTAAAAACCCTTATATTATTGATCATTCTCCATGTGGTTCGAGTGCTGGTTCTGGTGCTGCTGTTGCGGCTAATCTGTGCGTTGTAGCTGTTGGAACAGAAACAGATGGTTCCATTGTTTGCCCAGCTTCTGTCAATGGGACAGTAGGTATAAAACCTACCGTTGGTTTATTAAGTCGTTCTGGTATTATACCTATTTCCCATACACAAGATACTGCAGGTCCTTTAGCTAGAACCATAAAAGATGCTACTATTCTTTTGGAAGCTATGGTTGGTGTAGATGCTACTGATTCAGTAACTATAGAAAGTAAAGGAAAAACATCTAAGAATTATATTCAGTATTTAAAAATAGATGGTTTGAAAGGGAAAAGAATTGGGGTAGAGAAAAAGAAATATAGTAATCCGCTTCTTAATGAATTATTAGAGAAAGCATTTAGCATCATCAAAGAACAAGGTGCGGAAATTGTTGAGATAGAATATCTGGATAAAGTGAATGCTTGTGGTGCATCTGAAAATGAAGTGTTAGAATTTGAATTTAAATATGGCGTAAATAACTATTTATCAACTGCTAATGCTAAAGTGAAAACATTAGAAGACGTCATCGCTTTTAATAAAAATAATGAAGCCAAAGCCATGCCTACTTTCAAACAAGAAACACTTGAAAAGTGTCAGCAAAAAAAAGGATTAGAAAGCGGGGACTATTTGAAAGCTTTAACAGAAAGTCATACGGGAGTAAAAAAAATTATTGATAATGTGATGAAAGAAAACAACCTTGACGCTATTTCGGGATTGACAATGGGACCTTCATGTAGCATTGATATCATTTATGGTGATCGTTGGGGAGATGTTTTTCTAACAGCCCCTGCAGCGATGAGTGGTTATCCTCACATCAGTGTTCCTTGCGGGAAAGTATATGATTTACCTATTGGTCTTTCTTTTTTTAGTGGTGCTTATCAAGAAGGCAAAATAATAAGTCTTGCCTACGGATATGAGCAAGCCTCTAAGAACAGAATAAAACCCGAGTTTAAAAAAGCGTTTTTGGACTAA
- a CDS encoding GNAT family N-acetyltransferase, with amino-acid sequence MEITIRPYITEDVETIVAILNYYIANSTALYDYEPRTFEQQISIFEDKLNKGFPIIVATIEERVVGFGYYSEFRFREAYKYTVEHSVYVLPNEHGKGIGKKIIDNLIELAKKQKLHTMIGVIDAENESSIAFHTQIGFNTVGIIKESGYKFERWLHSVIMQLMLE; translated from the coding sequence ATGGAAATTACTATTAGACCTTACATTACAGAGGATGTCGAAACCATAGTTGCAATTCTCAATTACTACATTGCCAATTCCACTGCCTTATATGATTATGAGCCAAGAACTTTTGAACAACAAATAAGCATCTTTGAGGATAAACTAAACAAAGGTTTTCCCATAATTGTGGCCACTATTGAGGAAAGAGTAGTTGGTTTTGGATATTATAGTGAGTTTCGTTTTCGAGAAGCCTATAAGTACACTGTTGAACATTCTGTTTATGTTCTGCCTAATGAACATGGAAAAGGAATTGGGAAAAAAATTATAGACAACTTAATTGAGTTAGCTAAAAAACAAAAATTACATACCATGATTGGAGTCATAGATGCTGAAAACGAAAGCAGTATAGCTTTTCATACTCAAATTGGATTTAACACGGTGGGGATAATTAAAGAAAGTGGTTATAAGTTTGAAAGATGGTTGCATAGTGTCATTATGCAATTGATGTTAGAATAA
- the menD gene encoding 2-succinyl-5-enolpyruvyl-6-hydroxy-3-cyclohexene-1-carboxylic-acid synthase: protein MIYPKIPLAQSIIEICHAKGVHDIIISPGSRNAPLTIGFTNNPKFRCYSIVDERCAAFFALGIAQQTQKPVAVVCTSGSALLNYYPALAEAFYSQIPFVVISADRPFDKIDIGDGQTICQENVFINHSLYNANLTEAESEANDVFINEAINVAIARKGPVHINVPFEEPLYETTNKLSVDFNVTGLVLPHRLVNVDDIIAFSTLWNHSKKVLVLVGECKPNAVEQQWLDQLASIPSVVVMTETTSNLHHPSFINNIDNVITPFSQAEFLKLQPRILITFGGMIVSKRIKAFLRKYKPRHHWHIDEWRAYDTFGILTKHFQVNPNQFFKQFLPFVKNSESDYKATFQNIHNNRKAKHTVYLSNVPFSDLKAFEIILSSLPKNIQLQISNSSAIRYAQLFDIDQSIEVFCNRGTSGIDGSTSTAIGAAVGSNKPTVLITGDIGFLYDSNGLWNNYIPKNFKIILINNGGGGIFRILPGHQESETFNTYFETSHCLTAEHLAKMYRLDYVIASDSKSLTKGLKHLFEQNDQPTILEVFTPTRENDKLLKQYFKELA, encoded by the coding sequence ATGATTTATCCTAAAATACCTTTGGCACAAAGTATTATTGAAATATGCCATGCCAAAGGAGTTCATGATATAATTATTTCGCCTGGTTCAAGAAACGCACCACTCACCATTGGATTTACTAACAATCCAAAATTTCGATGCTACAGTATTGTTGATGAACGTTGTGCTGCTTTTTTTGCTTTAGGTATAGCTCAGCAAACACAAAAACCAGTTGCTGTTGTTTGTACTTCGGGCTCAGCTTTACTAAATTATTATCCAGCATTAGCCGAGGCTTTCTATAGTCAAATTCCATTTGTCGTTATTTCGGCTGACCGACCTTTTGATAAGATTGACATTGGTGATGGACAAACGATTTGTCAGGAAAATGTTTTTATAAATCATTCTTTATACAATGCTAATCTAACCGAAGCGGAGTCAGAAGCCAACGATGTTTTTATCAATGAAGCTATTAATGTGGCTATTGCCCGAAAAGGTCCAGTACATATCAACGTTCCATTTGAAGAACCATTGTATGAAACCACCAATAAACTTTCGGTAGATTTTAATGTAACAGGTTTGGTTTTACCACATCGTTTGGTCAATGTAGATGATATTATTGCTTTTTCTACCTTGTGGAATCACAGTAAAAAGGTTTTGGTTTTGGTCGGAGAATGTAAACCTAACGCTGTTGAACAACAATGGTTGGATCAATTAGCCTCCATACCTTCAGTAGTGGTAATGACTGAAACCACTTCGAATCTACATCATCCAAGTTTTATTAATAATATTGATAATGTAATCACCCCTTTTTCACAAGCAGAATTTTTGAAATTGCAACCAAGAATTCTGATTACGTTTGGTGGAATGATAGTTTCCAAAAGAATTAAAGCCTTCCTAAGAAAATACAAACCAAGACACCATTGGCATATTGATGAATGGAGAGCTTACGATACATTTGGTATTTTAACTAAGCATTTTCAAGTCAATCCCAACCAGTTTTTTAAACAGTTTTTGCCTTTTGTAAAAAATAGTGAAAGTGATTATAAAGCCACTTTTCAAAATATTCACAACAATCGAAAAGCAAAACACACAGTTTATCTTTCAAATGTTCCATTTTCGGATTTGAAAGCCTTTGAAATAATACTTTCGAGTTTGCCCAAGAACATCCAATTGCAAATTAGTAATAGTTCGGCCATTCGCTATGCCCAATTATTTGATATTGATCAAAGCATTGAGGTCTTTTGTAACAGAGGAACTAGCGGAATAGATGGTAGCACTTCAACGGCTATTGGAGCTGCTGTGGGAAGTAATAAACCAACCGTTTTGATTACGGGTGATATCGGATTTTTATACGACAGCAATGGGCTTTGGAACAATTATATTCCGAAGAACTTTAAAATTATTTTAATTAATAATGGCGGTGGTGGTATTTTCAGAATATTGCCAGGTCATCAAGAATCAGAAACATTTAATACTTATTTTGAAACCTCACACTGTTTAACCGCTGAACATTTGGCTAAAATGTATCGATTGGATTATGTTATTGCAAGTGATTCAAAATCTTTAACCAAAGGATTGAAACATTTATTCGAGCAAAACGATCAACCAACGATTCTAGAAGTATTTACTCCAACTAGAGAAAACGACAAATTGTTGAAGCAATATTTCAAGGAGTTGGCATAA
- a CDS encoding HD domain-containing protein — protein MSNTNKLKIFNDPIYGFITIPNTLIYDLIQHPYFQRLRRITQMGLSYLVYPGANHTRFHHAIGAMHIMQKAVEVLRFKEVVISKEEENALYIAILLHDIGHGPFSHAMEHSIVEEINHEQISLLFMNKLNDEFEGQLSLAIQIFKGEYHRKFMLQLISSQLDMDRMDYLKRDSFYSGVAEGNINSDRLIQMINVVDDVLVMEEKGIYSIEKFLMARRLMYWQAYLHKTSLVAELTLTKTLQRAKELLHKGIEVECSRPLKYFMEHKITLENFSNDNLDKFAQLDDFDIISALKSWQYHDDFILSSLSKMIINRDLSKIRLNSEKFPVEVLEEMTIRFAKQNNITQQEAKYFIFKGKIKNQAYSKEAEPIRILKKDKTIEDVVEASDQLNLKALSKPVTKYFICFPKQLEEY, from the coding sequence TTGAGCAATACTAATAAACTAAAAATATTCAACGACCCGATTTATGGTTTTATTACCATTCCTAATACGCTGATTTATGATTTAATTCAGCATCCTTATTTTCAACGCTTGCGTAGGATTACCCAAATGGGATTGTCTTATTTGGTTTACCCTGGGGCTAATCATACTCGTTTCCACCACGCCATCGGAGCTATGCACATCATGCAAAAAGCAGTTGAAGTGCTCCGTTTTAAAGAAGTGGTAATTTCAAAAGAAGAAGAAAATGCGTTATACATTGCCATTTTACTTCACGATATCGGGCATGGACCCTTTTCTCATGCCATGGAACACAGCATAGTGGAAGAAATAAATCATGAGCAAATTTCATTGTTGTTTATGAACAAATTAAATGATGAATTTGAAGGCCAATTAAGTTTGGCTATACAGATTTTCAAAGGAGAATATCACAGAAAATTTATGCTACAATTAATATCTAGTCAACTAGATATGGATAGAATGGATTATTTAAAACGCGATAGTTTTTATTCGGGAGTAGCAGAAGGCAATATTAATTCGGACAGATTAATTCAAATGATCAATGTCGTAGATGATGTATTAGTCATGGAAGAAAAAGGAATTTACTCCATCGAAAAATTCTTAATGGCAAGAAGGTTAATGTATTGGCAAGCCTATTTGCACAAAACAAGTTTGGTCGCCGAATTAACTTTAACCAAAACACTGCAAAGAGCTAAAGAACTCCTTCATAAAGGAATTGAAGTAGAGTGCAGTCGTCCATTAAAGTATTTTATGGAGCATAAAATCACACTTGAAAATTTCTCAAATGATAATTTAGATAAATTTGCTCAACTAGATGATTTTGATATTATTAGTGCTTTAAAGAGCTGGCAATACCACGATGATTTTATATTGAGTAGTTTGAGTAAAATGATTATCAATAGAGATTTATCAAAAATAAGACTCAACAGCGAGAAATTCCCAGTTGAAGTTTTGGAAGAAATGACTATTCGTTTTGCAAAGCAAAATAATATCACTCAACAAGAAGCTAAATATTTTATTTTTAAAGGAAAAATAAAAAATCAAGCGTATAGTAAAGAGGCTGAGCCTATAAGAATTTTAAAGAAAGACAAAACGATTGAAGATGTAGTAGAGGCTTCAGATCAATTGAATTTGAAAGCACTATCAAAACCTGTGACCAAATATTTTATTTGTTTTCCAAAACAACTTGAAGAATATTAA
- the lpxD gene encoding UDP-3-O-(3-hydroxymyristoyl)glucosamine N-acyltransferase: protein MKFTAAQIAGILEGEVVGNPDAEVFKLAKIEEGIEGSLTFLANPKYANFIYTTEATITIVNNTFEPEGEIKTTLIKVEDAYQSFSKLLEYYNQVKLMKSGIEEPSVISENVTYGEQLYLGSFSYIGKNVVIGNNVKIYPNCFIGDNVVIGDNCIFFAGVRIYSETEIGNNCNFHSGVIIGSDGFGFAPTDDGTFSKIPQIGNVIIKDNVDVGANTTIDRATLGSTIIKNGVKLDNHIQIAHNVEIGENTVIAAQTGIAGSTKIGNNCLIGGQVGIAGHLTIGNNVRVQAQSGIGKNIADGETIQGSPAFNYGDYSKSYVHFRNLPKIVADIEELKKNTN, encoded by the coding sequence ATGAAATTTACAGCAGCTCAAATAGCAGGAATTCTTGAAGGCGAAGTAGTTGGCAATCCAGATGCTGAAGTCTTTAAATTGGCTAAAATTGAAGAGGGAATTGAAGGTTCGCTAACATTTTTAGCTAATCCAAAATATGCCAATTTCATTTACACTACCGAAGCGACAATAACCATTGTCAATAATACTTTTGAGCCAGAAGGTGAAATCAAAACTACTTTAATTAAAGTAGAAGATGCCTATCAATCTTTTTCTAAATTATTGGAATATTACAACCAAGTAAAATTAATGAAATCAGGAATCGAAGAACCTTCTGTGATTTCTGAAAATGTTACTTATGGTGAACAATTGTATTTGGGAAGCTTCAGCTATATTGGGAAAAATGTAGTCATTGGAAATAACGTGAAAATATATCCCAACTGTTTCATAGGCGATAATGTAGTTATTGGTGATAATTGTATCTTTTTTGCAGGAGTAAGAATTTATTCCGAAACAGAAATTGGAAATAATTGTAACTTTCATTCTGGAGTAATTATTGGTTCTGATGGTTTTGGATTTGCTCCAACAGACGATGGAACATTCTCTAAAATCCCTCAAATTGGAAATGTGATTATTAAAGACAATGTTGATGTTGGTGCTAATACTACAATTGACAGGGCTACATTAGGTTCTACCATAATCAAAAATGGAGTGAAGCTTGACAATCATATTCAAATAGCTCATAATGTTGAAATAGGCGAAAACACTGTAATTGCGGCACAAACAGGAATTGCAGGATCAACTAAAATTGGTAACAATTGCTTAATCGGTGGACAAGTGGGGATTGCTGGGCATTTAACAATAGGGAACAATGTTCGTGTACAAGCACAATCGGGCATTGGAAAAAATATAGCTGATGGGGAAACCATTCAAGGTTCACCGGCTTTTAACTATGGAGATTACAGCAAATCATATGTGCATTTTAGAAATTTGCCTAAGATTGTTGCGGATATAGAAGAATTAAAAAAGAATACTAACTAA
- a CDS encoding bifunctional UDP-3-O-[3-hydroxymyristoyl] N-acetylglucosamine deacetylase/3-hydroxyacyl-ACP dehydratase yields MVKQKTIQNEISLTGVGLHTGKEVKMTFKPAPVNNGYTFVRVDLEGCPVIEADANYVVNTQRGTNLEKLGVKIQTSEHVLAAFVGCDVDNVIIELNESEPPIMDGSSKFFVEAIEKAGVIEQEAERNYYVVKEVISFTDEATGSEILLMPSDEYQVTAMVDFGTKVLGTQNATMKNISEFKTEIADARTFSFLHELETLLDNGLIKGGDLNNAIVYVDKEISPKTIENLKVAFGKDSISVKPNGILDNLTLHYPNEAARHKLLDVVGDLALIGTRIKGKVIANKPGHFVNTQFAKKLSKIIKIEQRNQVPVYDLNLEPLMDIHKIMSILPHRPPFLFIDRIIEMSDSHVVGMKNVTMNEGFFVGHFPEAPVMPGVIIVEAMAQTGGILVLSTVPDPENYLTFFMKIDNVKFKHKVLPGDTLIFKCELITAIRRGICHMQAKAYANGKLVAEAELMAQIAKKQ; encoded by the coding sequence ATGGTTAAACAAAAAACCATCCAAAACGAGATTTCACTAACTGGTGTTGGACTGCATACTGGAAAAGAAGTAAAAATGACGTTTAAACCAGCTCCAGTTAACAATGGTTATACTTTTGTCAGAGTAGATTTAGAAGGTTGTCCAGTTATTGAAGCAGATGCCAATTATGTGGTGAATACACAACGAGGGACAAATCTTGAAAAATTAGGTGTCAAAATCCAAACTTCAGAACATGTATTAGCAGCCTTTGTGGGTTGTGATGTGGATAACGTAATTATTGAATTAAACGAATCTGAGCCACCTATTATGGATGGTTCTTCTAAGTTTTTTGTAGAAGCAATAGAAAAAGCAGGTGTAATAGAACAAGAGGCTGAGCGTAATTACTATGTTGTTAAAGAAGTAATTTCTTTTACAGATGAAGCTACAGGAAGTGAAATTCTACTTATGCCATCAGATGAATATCAAGTAACGGCTATGGTTGATTTTGGGACTAAAGTATTAGGAACACAAAACGCCACAATGAAAAACATTTCAGAATTTAAAACTGAAATTGCCGATGCTCGTACCTTTAGCTTCCTTCATGAGTTAGAAACACTTTTAGATAATGGTCTAATAAAAGGGGGCGACTTGAACAATGCCATCGTTTATGTAGATAAAGAAATTTCGCCAAAAACGATTGAAAACCTTAAAGTTGCTTTTGGTAAGGACTCTATTTCGGTCAAGCCAAATGGTATTCTAGACAACTTAACTTTACATTATCCAAACGAAGCAGCTCGTCATAAACTACTAGATGTAGTTGGTGATCTAGCTTTGATTGGTACAAGAATCAAAGGAAAAGTTATTGCTAATAAACCAGGACATTTTGTAAACACACAGTTTGCTAAGAAGCTTTCTAAAATCATCAAAATAGAACAACGCAATCAAGTTCCAGTTTACGATTTGAATTTAGAACCCTTAATGGATATTCATAAAATCATGAGCATCCTACCGCATCGTCCACCATTCTTATTCATTGACCGAATTATTGAAATGTCAGACAGTCATGTCGTTGGGATGAAAAATGTTACTATGAACGAAGGTTTCTTCGTAGGGCATTTTCCTGAAGCTCCGGTTATGCCAGGGGTTATAATCGTTGAAGCTATGGCACAAACGGGAGGTATTCTAGTTTTAAGTACGGTTCCAGATCCAGAAAATTACTTGACATTTTTTATGAAAATAGATAATGTGAAGTTCAAACACAAAGTACTTCCAGGAGATACTTTAATATTTAAATGCGAATTGATTACCGCAATAAGAAGAGGAATTTGTCATATGCAAGCTAAAGCTTACGCTAACGGGAAGTTAGTGGCTGAAGCAGAATTAATGGCTCAAATCGCTAAAAAACAATAA
- the lpxA gene encoding acyl-ACP--UDP-N-acetylglucosamine O-acyltransferase, giving the protein MNQPLAYVHPGAKIAKNVVIEPFTTIHNNVVIGDGTWIGSNVTIMEGARIGKNCNIFPGAVIAAVPQDLKFGGEESLAVIGDNVTIRECVTINRGTIASGQTKIGNNCLIMATAHIAHDCHIGDNAIIVNGVALAGHVIVGNFAIIGGLAAIHQFIHIGDHAMISGGSLVRKDVPPYTKAAKEPLSYVGINSVGLRRRGFTSEKIREIQDIYRILYQKNYNTSQAVGIIEAEMSASPERDEILDFIRNSSRGIMKGYSGSY; this is encoded by the coding sequence ATGAACCAACCTTTAGCCTACGTACATCCAGGTGCAAAAATTGCCAAAAATGTTGTAATAGAACCTTTCACCACCATCCATAACAATGTAGTTATTGGAGATGGTACTTGGATTGGTTCCAATGTTACCATCATGGAAGGCGCACGAATTGGTAAAAATTGCAATATATTTCCAGGAGCTGTAATAGCAGCTGTGCCTCAAGATTTAAAATTTGGAGGAGAAGAATCACTTGCGGTAATTGGAGACAATGTTACTATAAGAGAATGTGTTACCATCAACAGAGGTACTATAGCTTCTGGTCAAACTAAGATCGGAAACAACTGCTTAATCATGGCAACGGCTCACATAGCGCACGATTGTCATATTGGGGATAATGCTATCATCGTGAATGGTGTGGCTTTAGCAGGACACGTAATTGTAGGTAACTTTGCTATAATCGGAGGTTTAGCTGCGATTCATCAATTTATTCACATTGGAGATCATGCTATGATTTCTGGTGGTTCATTGGTTCGTAAAGATGTCCCTCCTTATACTAAAGCTGCAAAAGAACCTCTTTCTTATGTAGGTATAAATTCTGTTGGCCTTCGTCGAAGAGGATTTACTTCTGAAAAAATTAGAGAGATTCAAGATATCTACAGAATTCTGTATCAAAAAAATTATAATACTTCTCAAGCAGTGGGAATTATTGAAGCCGAAATGTCTGCTTCGCCTGAGCGTGATGAAATTTTAGATTTTATCAGAAACTCTTCAAGAGGTATTATGAAAGGGTACTCAGGTTCTTATTAA
- the efp gene encoding elongation factor P has protein sequence MASTSDIRNGLCIKFNHDIYKIIEFLHVKPGKGPAFVRTKLRSLTNGKVLDNTFSAGHKIDEVRVETQNFQFLYAEGDQFHFMNTESYEQITLDKKVLDAPDLLKEGTVVMVQINTETDLPLSVDMPASIVLEVTYAEPGVKGNTATNATKPAKVETGASVNVPLFINEGDKIKIDTATGSYMERVKE, from the coding sequence ATGGCATCTACATCAGATATTAGAAACGGATTATGCATTAAGTTCAATCACGATATTTATAAAATCATCGAATTCCTTCACGTTAAACCAGGAAAAGGTCCTGCTTTCGTTAGAACTAAATTAAGAAGCTTAACTAACGGTAAGGTATTGGATAACACTTTTTCAGCTGGACATAAAATTGACGAAGTTCGTGTAGAAACGCAAAATTTCCAGTTTTTATATGCCGAAGGAGATCAGTTTCATTTTATGAATACCGAGTCTTATGAGCAAATCACTTTAGATAAAAAAGTCCTTGATGCTCCAGACTTGTTAAAAGAAGGAACTGTTGTAATGGTTCAAATCAATACCGAAACGGATTTACCGCTTTCTGTAGATATGCCAGCTTCTATTGTTTTAGAAGTTACTTATGCTGAACCAGGTGTTAAAGGAAACACTGCTACTAATGCTACTAAACCAGCTAAAGTAGAAACAGGTGCTTCAGTAAATGTACCTTTATTCATCAATGAAGGGGACAAAATCAAAATTGATACCGCTACGGGTTCATACATGGAAAGAGTAAAAGAATAA
- a CDS encoding nuclear transport factor 2 family protein, with the protein MSAKEIVQAFYKSDVLLETDSVSKLLHKDVILEWHSTKGFLKLKHQEILDLTTELGKAYVRSKARITHIIEEGNTVAVRYSHYVKTIENPREEMLLANFMVIWELKNNKLYRGYQMSQL; encoded by the coding sequence ATGAGCGCTAAAGAAATCGTTCAAGCCTTTTACAAATCCGATGTTTTATTAGAAACCGATAGTGTTTCTAAACTTTTACACAAAGATGTAATTTTAGAATGGCATAGTACCAAAGGTTTTCTGAAACTGAAACATCAGGAAATACTGGATTTAACTACTGAGCTAGGTAAAGCGTATGTTCGTTCTAAAGCCAGAATCACACATATCATTGAAGAAGGAAATACCGTTGCTGTACGGTATTCTCACTATGTAAAAACCATTGAGAACCCTAGAGAAGAAATGCTTTTGGCCAACTTTATGGTGATATGGGAATTAAAAAACAACAAATTATACAGAGGCTATCAAATGAGTCAACTATAG